In the Scylla paramamosain isolate STU-SP2022 chromosome 14, ASM3559412v1, whole genome shotgun sequence genome, one interval contains:
- the LOC135107026 gene encoding protein ST7 homolog isoform X3, which yields MLDSTVFLSTLTPKFYVALTGTSSLISGLILIFEWWYFRKYGTSFIEQVSLNHLSPWIGGGENNAAESTTTNSNNNNNQQSVPECKVWRNPLNLFRGSEYQRLTWSTKKEPLTYYDMNLSAQDHQTFFTCEADAGKPEYEIMQTAWRERNPEVRIKSARSALDLNPECASAYILLAEEECTSIVEVEKKLKIALKHAENNYRKSQLTQHQSSAMEALHRRDTNVFIYIKRRLAMCARKLGKMKEAIKMFRELTKEVPPIMNVLNLHENLLEALLKVEAYADAQAVLAKYDDIALPKSATICYTAALLKARAVADKFSPDIASKRGLTAAEMAAVEAIHRAVEFNPHVPKYLLEMKPLILPPEHILKRGDSEAIAYAFFHLQHWKRVEGALNLLHCTWEGTFRIIPYPLEKGHLFYPYPTCTECADRELLPSFHEVSVYPKKELPFFIVFTAGLCSFTALLALLTHQYPEPMGALAKTLLSWWYVPIQYVLEKLEAVLPSNLLHHLSRI from the exons ATGCTCGACT CCACAGTGTTCCTGTCAACACTCACACCCAAGTTCTATGTTGCTCTCACTGGGACATCATCCCTCATCTCAGGTCTTATATTG ATTTTTGAGTGGTGGTACTTCAGGAAGTATGGCACATCTTTCATTGAGCAAGTATCCTTGAACCACCTCAGTCCATGGATTGGTGGAGGGGAAAACAATGCTGCAGAGAGCACCACCACTaattcaaacaacaacaataaccaacaGAGTGTTCCAG aATGTAAAGTCTGGCGAAATCCCCTTAATTTATTTAGGGGATCTGAGTACCAGCGGCTGACATGGTCAACCAAGAAGGAGCCGCTGACTTACTATGATATGAATCTATCAGCCCAAGACCACCAGACCTTTTTTACATGTGAGGCTGATGCTGGGAAACCAGAGTATGAAA TAATGCAGACagcatggagagaaagaaatccaGAAGTTCGAATAAAATCGGCAAGATCTGCCTTGGATCTCAACCCGGAATGTGCATCAGCATACATTTTGTTGGCAGAAGAAGAATGTACATCAATAGTTGAGGTAGAAAAGAAACTCAAGATTGCCCTGAAACATGCTGAGAATAATTACCGGAAGTCACAACTAACTCAGCACCAAAGCAGTGCCATGGAAGCATTACACA gACGAGACACAAATGTGTTCATTTACATAAAAAGACGCTTAGCCATGTGTGCTCGGAAGctgggaaagatgaaagaagcaaTAAAAATGTTTAGAGAG CTAACGAAGGAAGTGCCTCCCATCATGAATGTGCTAAACCTTCATGAAAACCTTTTAGAAGCACTCCTAAAGGTTGAGGCATATGCTGATGCTCAGGCAGTGTTAGCGAAGTATGATGACATAGCACTGCCCAAGTCAGCCACGATATGTTACACAGCAGCACTTCTCAAGGCACGTGCTGTGGCTGACAA GTTTTCTCCAGATATAGCCAGCAAACGTGGCCTCACTGCAGCAGAAATGGCAGCAGTTGAAGCAATTCACAGAGCAGTGGAGTTTAATCCTCATGTTCCAAAG TACCTGCTGGAGATGAAGCCTCTCATTCTCCCACCAGAACACATTCTTAAGCGTGGTGATTCAGAGGCCATCGCTTATGCATTTTTTCACCTTCAGCATTGGAAGAGG GTGGAAGGCGCATTAAATCTCCTTCACTGTACATGGGAAGGGACTTTCCGAATTATTCCTTATCCCCTGGAGAAGGGCCATCTCTTCTACCCATACCCCACCTGCACAGAGTGTGCAGACAGGGAACTCCTGCCTT cCTTCCATGAAGTATCAGTATATCCCAAGAAGGAGTTGCCATTCTTCATTGTGTTCACAGCAGGCCTGTGTTCTTTCACTGCCTTGCTAGCCCTTCTCACCCACCAGTATCCTGAACCTATGGGAGCTCTTGCCAAAACA CTTCTTAGTTGGTGGTATGTCCCAATCCAGTATGTGTTGGAGAAGCTGGAGGCTGTGCTGCCATCCAACCTCCTCCACCATTTATCACGAATCTGA
- the LOC135107026 gene encoding protein ST7 homolog isoform X2, with the protein MGVHPARILRQRSIPPPSGLRRRVGEEDPGWWGAGSWPDEKNLSGWRAEWRSRGMWCREMETPETKDDNPRVCDVMSVMVYVTVFILLLLFAVFMSFFTVISATVFLSTLTPKFYVALTGTSSLISGLILIFEWWYFRKYGTSFIEQVSLNHLSPWIGGGENNAAESTTTNSNNNNNQQSVPECKVWRNPLNLFRGSEYQRLTWSTKKEPLTYYDMNLSAQDHQTFFTCEADAGKPEYEIMQTAWRERNPEVRIKSARSALDLNPECASAYILLAEEECTSIVEVEKKLKIALKHAENNYRKSQLTQHQSSAMEALHRRDTNVFIYIKRRLAMCARKLGKMKEAIKMFRELTKEVPPIMNVLNLHENLLEALLKVEAYADAQAVLAKYDDIALPKSATICYTAALLKARAVADKFSPDIASKRGLTAAEMAAVEAIHRAVEFNPHVPKYLLEMKPLILPPEHILKRGDSEAIAYAFFHLQHWKRVEGALNLLHCTWEGTFRIIPYPLEKGHLFYPYPTCTECADRELLPSFHEVSVYPKKELPFFIVFTAGLCSFTALLALLTHQYPEPMGALAKTLLSWWYVPIQYVLEKLEAVLPSNLLHHLSRI; encoded by the exons ATGGGAGTGCACCCAGCCAGAATCCTTCGCCAGCgtagcattcctcctccttcgggaCTCAGGCGCAGGGTAGGGGAGGAGGACCCGGGGTGGTGGGGGGCGGGGTCCTGGCCTGACGAGAAAAACCTGTCAGGATGGAGGGCCGAGTGGAGGAGTAGAGGGATGTGGTGCAGGGAAATGGAAACCCCGGAAACGAAAGATGACAACCCCCGCGTGTGTGATGTCATGTCCGTGATGGTATACGTGACCGTGTTcatcttgctgctgctgtttgctgTGTTCATGTCCTTCTTCACCGTGATCTCAG CCACAGTGTTCCTGTCAACACTCACACCCAAGTTCTATGTTGCTCTCACTGGGACATCATCCCTCATCTCAGGTCTTATATTG ATTTTTGAGTGGTGGTACTTCAGGAAGTATGGCACATCTTTCATTGAGCAAGTATCCTTGAACCACCTCAGTCCATGGATTGGTGGAGGGGAAAACAATGCTGCAGAGAGCACCACCACTaattcaaacaacaacaataaccaacaGAGTGTTCCAG aATGTAAAGTCTGGCGAAATCCCCTTAATTTATTTAGGGGATCTGAGTACCAGCGGCTGACATGGTCAACCAAGAAGGAGCCGCTGACTTACTATGATATGAATCTATCAGCCCAAGACCACCAGACCTTTTTTACATGTGAGGCTGATGCTGGGAAACCAGAGTATGAAA TAATGCAGACagcatggagagaaagaaatccaGAAGTTCGAATAAAATCGGCAAGATCTGCCTTGGATCTCAACCCGGAATGTGCATCAGCATACATTTTGTTGGCAGAAGAAGAATGTACATCAATAGTTGAGGTAGAAAAGAAACTCAAGATTGCCCTGAAACATGCTGAGAATAATTACCGGAAGTCACAACTAACTCAGCACCAAAGCAGTGCCATGGAAGCATTACACA gACGAGACACAAATGTGTTCATTTACATAAAAAGACGCTTAGCCATGTGTGCTCGGAAGctgggaaagatgaaagaagcaaTAAAAATGTTTAGAGAG CTAACGAAGGAAGTGCCTCCCATCATGAATGTGCTAAACCTTCATGAAAACCTTTTAGAAGCACTCCTAAAGGTTGAGGCATATGCTGATGCTCAGGCAGTGTTAGCGAAGTATGATGACATAGCACTGCCCAAGTCAGCCACGATATGTTACACAGCAGCACTTCTCAAGGCACGTGCTGTGGCTGACAA GTTTTCTCCAGATATAGCCAGCAAACGTGGCCTCACTGCAGCAGAAATGGCAGCAGTTGAAGCAATTCACAGAGCAGTGGAGTTTAATCCTCATGTTCCAAAG TACCTGCTGGAGATGAAGCCTCTCATTCTCCCACCAGAACACATTCTTAAGCGTGGTGATTCAGAGGCCATCGCTTATGCATTTTTTCACCTTCAGCATTGGAAGAGG GTGGAAGGCGCATTAAATCTCCTTCACTGTACATGGGAAGGGACTTTCCGAATTATTCCTTATCCCCTGGAGAAGGGCCATCTCTTCTACCCATACCCCACCTGCACAGAGTGTGCAGACAGGGAACTCCTGCCTT cCTTCCATGAAGTATCAGTATATCCCAAGAAGGAGTTGCCATTCTTCATTGTGTTCACAGCAGGCCTGTGTTCTTTCACTGCCTTGCTAGCCCTTCTCACCCACCAGTATCCTGAACCTATGGGAGCTCTTGCCAAAACA CTTCTTAGTTGGTGGTATGTCCCAATCCAGTATGTGTTGGAGAAGCTGGAGGCTGTGCTGCCATCCAACCTCCTCCACCATTTATCACGAATCTGA